From Palaemon carinicauda isolate YSFRI2023 chromosome 29, ASM3689809v2, whole genome shotgun sequence, one genomic window encodes:
- the LOC137622383 gene encoding cytochrome P450 4C1-like isoform X3 → MRIWLGQRPYCIISKAKAAEVILSSNKHIDKSRDYTFLHPWLGTGLLTSTGSKWHSRRKLLTPAFHFKILEDFMEVFNKQSVIMVRKLEKKANGKDFDIFPDVTLCALDIICETAMGRCVNAQENSESDYVKALYRVGALVQQRQTRPWLQPDILFKLLGYAKEHDACMKVLHDMSYSCIKERRVQYQERKMRKKKQSTSNEDDAFVGKKERLAFLDLLLEAAESDRSITDVDLREEVDTFMFEGHDTTAAAINWSLYLLGTHPEIQARVHEELDEIFGDDDRPVTMNDLREMKMTENCIKEALRLFPSVPFIGRELTEEVVIDSYRIPKGTTIMIVPFRIHRDPEQFPKPEVFDPDRFLAENCKDRHPYAYVPFSAGPRNCIGQKFALIEEKVLLSSILRKFKVGSDVRREDLKILGELILRPEDGNIVQLTPRKTGY, encoded by the exons GTAATATTAAGTAGCAACAAACACATTGATAAAAGTCGTGACTATACATTTTTACACCCGTGGCTCGGAACCGGTCTCCTAACTTCAACAG GTTCAAAATGGCATTCCCGAAGAAAGCTCCTGACTCCAGCCTTCCACTTCAAAATCCTTGAAGACTTCATGGAGGTCTTCAACAAGCAGAGTGTCATCATGGTTAGAAAGCTGGAGAAAAAAGCCAATGGAAAAGACTTTGACATCTTTCCAGATGTCACACTTTGTGCATTGGATATCATTTGTG AGACTGCGATGGGACGGTGCGTTAATGCCCAAGAAAATAGTGAATCTGATTATGTCAAAGCATTATACAG AGTTGGTGCACTGGTTCAGCAGCGACAAACACGACCTTGGCTGCAGCCAGATATTCTCTTCAAATTACTTGGTTATGCAAAAGAGCATGACGCTTGTATGAAAGTGCTCCATGACATGTCTTACAGCTGCATCAAGGAACGAAGAGTTCAGTatcaagaaaggaaaatgagaaagaaGAAGCAAAGCACCAGCAATGAGGATGATGCATTTGTTG GCAAAAAAGAACGTCTAGCTTTCCTAGACTTATTACTTGAAGCAGCCGAGTCTGACCGTTCCATCACTGACGTCGACCTCAGAGAGGAAGTAGACACATTCATGTTTGAGGGACATGACACAACTGCTGCAGCCATTAATTGGTCCTTATACCTTTTGGGAACACATCCAGAAATTCAG GCTCGTGTACACGAAGAACTCGACGAGATTTTCGGGGATGACGATCGTCCTGTTACCATGAATGACCTTCGAGAAATGAAGATGACTGAGAATTGCATCAAGGAAGCCCTGAGACTTTTCCCTTCGGTGCCCTTCATCGGCAGAGAACTGACAGAGGAGGTTGTCATTG ACAGCTACCGGATCCCGAAGGGAACAACCATCATGATCGTGCCCTTCCGAATCCATCGCGATCCTGAGCAGTTCCCGAAGCCGGAGGTGTTTGATCCGGACCGATTTTTGGCAGAAAATTGCAAAGATCGCCATCCCTATGCCTACGTTCCTTTCAGTGCTGGACCTAGAAATTGCATTG GTCAGAAATTTGCTTTGATAGAGGAGAAGGTCCTGCTAAGCAGCATCTTAAGAAAGTTCAAGGTTGGCAGTGACGTCCGCAGAGAAGATCTGAAGATCTTGGGAGAGCTTATTCTCAGACCCGAAGATGGCAACATTGTCCAACTTACACCAAGGAAGACAGGATattaa